In Syntrophorhabdaceae bacterium, a single window of DNA contains:
- a CDS encoding WcbI family polysaccharide biosynthesis putative acetyltransferase, which produces MNCHGAAIRHYLAGIPEVANRYDIKSDVNYENLDNPVMLSRIADADVLIMNNIKNYPLLSPDNLVKHIKPECKVIKIEYFRFDGFWPLQKCFTNDFFYMFDESYSANTYTEYISHPMDARLIRDHFQRSLEKLKSLDQESDIKIYDFFMQNYKRIELFRDYRHPSAFLFAYMVSEILKLIGLPAGSMNLIYRMPFGIDVRYNLINDNVKRVLGLEYENTKIYYLNGVFTPEQFFLFTRGYFKRDMSTIDWQTVQKDGFAFLQHEADQAENSYRPVATRLIAGEHDEAEAAIRNILLKEPRHVRALNDLGVICWLRGEKTMAFEYFLAAARCDNTDPVAIHNLTVSLVGSGRREDAIATLKASLESPDGHKLQDIAQTCIDIIRGLKENPSPLFNYLTPK; this is translated from the coding sequence ATGAATTGTCACGGTGCGGCCATACGCCACTATCTCGCCGGCATTCCGGAAGTGGCGAACCGGTATGACATAAAGTCCGATGTCAATTATGAGAACCTCGACAATCCGGTCATGCTGTCGAGGATCGCGGACGCCGATGTACTGATTATGAACAATATAAAGAATTACCCGCTGCTGTCACCGGACAATCTCGTAAAGCATATAAAGCCGGAGTGTAAAGTTATTAAGATAGAATACTTCCGATTTGACGGATTCTGGCCGCTACAAAAATGTTTCACAAATGATTTTTTTTATATGTTCGATGAATCATATTCTGCCAACACCTATACGGAGTATATTTCACATCCCATGGACGCTCGATTGATACGGGACCATTTCCAGAGATCACTGGAAAAGCTTAAATCATTGGATCAAGAGTCAGACATCAAAATATACGACTTCTTTATGCAGAACTATAAGAGAATAGAACTCTTCAGAGATTACCGGCACCCGTCGGCCTTCCTGTTTGCATATATGGTCTCAGAGATATTGAAACTCATCGGATTACCCGCAGGGAGCATGAATCTCATCTACAGAATGCCTTTTGGAATCGATGTCAGGTACAACTTGATAAATGACAACGTGAAAAGAGTGTTGGGTTTAGAATATGAAAATACAAAGATCTATTATTTGAATGGTGTTTTTACGCCGGAACAGTTTTTCTTGTTTACAAGGGGATATTTCAAACGCGACATGTCGACGATCGACTGGCAAACGGTGCAGAAGGACGGCTTCGCTTTCTTGCAGCATGAAGCCGATCAAGCGGAAAACTCTTACCGGCCCGTGGCGACACGGCTTATAGCGGGTGAGCACGATGAAGCGGAAGCTGCGATCCGTAACATTCTCCTTAAGGAACCGCGTCACGTCCGGGCACTAAACGATTTGGGCGTTATCTGCTGGCTGCGTGGGGAAAAGACCATGGCCTTCGAATACTTTCTTGCCGCCGCGCGGTGCGACAATACCGATCCCGTCGCGATCCATAATCTGACTGTCTCCCTTGTAGGTTCAGGCCGTCGTGAAGATGCTATTGCGACCCTCAAGGCTTCGCTTGAATCCCCGGACGGACATAAGCTGCAGGATATCGCGCAAACGTGCATCGACATAATCCGGGGCTTAAAAGAAAATCCATCGCCCCTGTTTAACTATCTTACCCCCAAATAA
- a CDS encoding UxaA family hydrolase, translated as MQKKTVAIIIHEKDNVATALKPLKRDMVVSVDHKGRSEKIRILSEIPPGHKFSLTDIDEGTAIVKYGEPIGQSTAKIARGEHVHIHNVTSPPRMRGSS; from the coding sequence ATGCAGAAAAAGACCGTGGCCATTATCATTCACGAAAAAGACAACGTGGCGACCGCCCTTAAGCCCCTTAAGCGCGACATGGTGGTCTCTGTCGATCACAAAGGGCGCTCCGAAAAGATTCGGATTCTTTCCGAGATACCTCCAGGCCACAAGTTCTCTCTCACCGATATCGATGAAGGAACGGCCATCGTCAAATACGGAGAGCCCATCGGGCAGAGCACAGCAAAGATCGCCCGGGGAGAACACGTGCATATTCACAATGTGACCAGTCCACCGCGCATGAGAGGATCATCATGA
- a CDS encoding UxaA family hydrolase gives MTFEGYKRPYGKAGTRNYVLVIPSVGCSQGAAQAVAQGLKGAVFLPNIAGCGQVGEDRPLVKKVLAGFGTHPNVFAVLVVGLGCEHLSARELADEITPSGKRVEVLVIQDTGGSRKTIARGRKIVREMLHDAAHIARESIPLSELILGTECGGSDYTSGLASNPALGNASDMLVAEGGTVILSETPELIGAEHLLAARAKSPEAQRKILSAVAWWEGRAIASGQNIREADPSPGNIAGGITTLEEKSLGCIYKGGTSPLEEVIPYADRPIKKGLVYMDTPAHDIEQLTGMVAGGAQVVAFTTGRGTPLGSPIVPVIKITGNRKTYLAMKDNIDLDVSKVAQGREAVNDAGKRVFDEIVAVSSGKTVKAEKLLQRDFCMFKMNINI, from the coding sequence ATGACATTTGAAGGCTACAAAAGGCCGTACGGAAAAGCGGGAACGCGAAACTACGTGCTCGTGATCCCCAGCGTGGGCTGCTCACAGGGCGCAGCTCAGGCCGTAGCGCAAGGACTCAAAGGAGCGGTTTTCCTCCCTAACATTGCCGGCTGCGGACAGGTGGGAGAAGATCGTCCGCTGGTCAAAAAAGTACTGGCGGGCTTTGGCACCCACCCCAATGTCTTCGCGGTCCTCGTCGTGGGGCTCGGGTGCGAACATCTCTCTGCTCGGGAACTCGCGGATGAAATAACGCCATCTGGAAAACGGGTAGAGGTCCTCGTCATTCAGGACACCGGCGGGAGCAGAAAGACAATCGCCCGAGGGAGGAAAATCGTGAGAGAGATGCTCCATGATGCGGCGCACATCGCTCGCGAGTCGATCCCGCTCAGCGAACTGATACTCGGCACTGAATGCGGCGGCTCCGATTATACCTCCGGTCTCGCGTCAAATCCGGCCTTAGGGAATGCCTCCGATATGCTCGTGGCCGAGGGAGGAACGGTGATCCTCTCTGAGACCCCCGAGTTGATCGGGGCAGAGCATCTGCTCGCGGCGCGGGCCAAAAGCCCCGAGGCTCAGCGAAAGATCTTGAGCGCCGTGGCCTGGTGGGAAGGCAGAGCCATTGCATCGGGTCAGAATATCCGCGAAGCCGATCCCTCACCGGGAAACATCGCGGGGGGCATTACCACGCTAGAGGAAAAATCTTTAGGTTGCATTTATAAGGGCGGTACAAGCCCTCTTGAAGAGGTGATCCCGTACGCGGACCGGCCGATAAAAAAGGGGCTCGTGTACATGGATACACCGGCTCACGATATCGAACAGCTTACCGGTATGGTAGCCGGTGGCGCGCAGGTAGTTGCTTTTACCACGGGCAGAGGCACCCCACTCGGATCACCCATTGTACCCGTCATCAAGATCACGGGTAACAGGAAAACCTATCTTGCCATGAAAGACAACATAGATTTGGATGTGAGCAAGGTCGCCCAAGGCAGGGAAGCGGTAAACGATGCTGGCAAACGGGTGTTCGATGAAATTGTCGCCGTTTCTTCGGGAAAGACTGTAAAGGCGGAAAAACTCCTCCAGCGGGATTTCTGCATGTTCAAAATGAATATCAATATATAA